One window of Marmota flaviventris isolate mMarFla1 chromosome 5, mMarFla1.hap1, whole genome shotgun sequence genomic DNA carries:
- the Irx4 gene encoding iroquois-class homeodomain protein IRX-4, translating to MSYPQFGYPYSSAPQFLMTTNSLSTCCESGGRTLADSGPAASAQAPVYCPVYESRLLATARHELNSAAALGVYGGPYGGSQGYGNYVTYGSEASAFYSLNSFDSKDGSGSAHAGLPPAAAAAAYYPYEPALGQYPYDRYGTMDSGTRRKNATRETTSTLKAWLQEHRKNPYPTKGEKIMLAIITKMTLTQVSTWFANARRRLKKENKMTWPPRNKCAEEKRPYGEGEEEEAGEEEAQEEPLKSSKGEEAVSREDKELDLSDLEDFAPLEAETPECELKAPFQRLDSSLERGPAAPEGPGTGGKEASGPLRLPLPTDGGAALDEDLERARSCLRSTVAREEQQPGTEGDPQACEAKLGFAPTGTPGGLESKPRIWSLAHTATAAAATALSQTEFPSCMLKRQAPLAPAATSSTPTSSSSVVPAPLGALDRHQDSPVTSLRNWVDGVFHDPILRHSTLNQAWATAKGALLDPGPLGRSLGASANMLTAPLARTFPSAAPQDAPAAGAARELLAMPKAGGKPFCA from the exons ATGTCCTACCCTCAGTTTGGATACCCCTACTCCTCGGCTCCCCAG TTCCTGATGACCACCAACTCCCTGAGCACGTGCTGCGAGTCTGGTGGCCGCACACTGGCTGACTCGGGGCCCGCAGCCTCAGCCCAAGCGCCCGTCTACTGCCCGGTCTACGAGAGCCGGCTGCTGGCCACTGCGCGCCACGAACTCAACTCAGCTGCCGCGCTCGGTGTTTACGGGGGCCCCTACGGCGGCTCACAGGGCTATGGTAACTACGTGACCTACGGCTCAGAGGCGTCTGCCTTCTATTCGTTG AATAGCTTCGACTCCAAGGACGGGTCGGGATCTGCGCATGCGGGCCTCCCGCCAGCTGCGGCTGCTGCCGCCTACTACCCTTATGAGCCAGCTCTGGGCCAGTACCCCTACGACAG GTACGGGACCATGGACAGCGGCACGCGGCGCAAGAACGCCACTCGTGAGACCACCAGCACGCTCAAGGCCTGGCTGCAGGAGCACCGCAAGAACCCGTACCCCACCAAGGGCGAGAAGATCATGCTGGCCATCATCACCAAGATGACCCTCACGCAGGTCTCCACCTGGTTCGCCAACGCGCGCCGGCGCCTCAAGAAGGAGAACAAGATGACGTGGCCGCCTCGGAACAAATGCGCAGAGGAGAAGCGGCCCTATGGggagggcgaggaggaggaggccggCGAGGAGGAGGCACAGGAAGAGCCCCTCAAGAGCTCCAAGGGCGAAG AGGCTGTCAGCAGAGAGGACAAGGAGCTGGACCTCAGTGACCTGGAGGACTTCGCCCCACTTGAGGCAGAGACCCCAGAGTGTGAGCTGAAGGCTCCCTTCCAGCGCCTGGACAGCAGCCTGGAGCGCGGCCCTGCTGCACCTGAAGGCCCTGGCACTGGAGGCAAAGAGGCCTCCGGCCCGCTCCGGCTGCCCTTGCCCACGGATGGTGGAGCTGCCCTGGATGAGGACCTGGAGAGGGCCCGGAGCTGCCTCCGGAGCACAGTGGCCAGGGAGGAGCAACAGCCAGGCACAGAGGGTGACCCACAGGCCTGCGAGGCCAAGCTGGGCTTTGCACCTACAGGGACGCCAGGGGGTCTGGAGTCCAAGCCTCGCATCTGGTCACTGGCCCACACGGCCACTGCTGCAGCAGCCACTGCCCTGAGCCAGACTGAGTTTCCGTCCTGCATGCTCAAGCGTCAAGCTCCTCTTGCCCCTGCAGCCACATCCTCCACACCCACCTCATCCTCCTCTGTGGTCCCGGCACCCCTCGGTGCCCTGGACAGGCACCAGGACTCCCCAGTAACCAGTCTTAGAAACTGGGTGGACGGGGTCTTCCATGACCCCATCCTCAGGCACAGCACTTTGAACCAGGCCTGGGCCACCGCCAAGGGTGCCCTCCTGGATCCTGGGCCTCTGGGACGCTCTCTGGGGGCCAGTGCCAACATGCTGACAGCGCCCCTGGCCCGCACCTTCCCCTCGGCTGCACCCCAAGATGCCCCAGCTGCAGGTGCTGCCAGGGAGCTGCTGGCCATGCCCAAGGCTGGAGGCAAGCCCTTCTGCGCCTGA